In the genome of Hymenobacter taeanensis, one region contains:
- a CDS encoding cupin domain-containing protein: MAASADQHFLTNESQQWETVGEGVRRSLLAYGPDLMLVKVAFETGAVGAPHRHVHAQITYVESGVFRCLVGEEERVLRAGEGFHAPSNLWHGVVCEEAGVLLDSFSPMREDFV, from the coding sequence ATGGCCGCTTCCGCTGATCAGCATTTTCTTACGAATGAATCCCAGCAATGGGAAACAGTAGGGGAGGGAGTACGCCGCAGCCTACTGGCCTACGGGCCGGATCTGATGCTGGTGAAGGTGGCTTTTGAAACTGGTGCTGTGGGGGCCCCTCACCGGCACGTACACGCCCAAATCACCTACGTGGAAAGCGGCGTTTTCCGCTGCCTGGTAGGAGAGGAGGAGCGCGTACTACGGGCGGGTGAGGGTTTTCATGCCCCCTCTAACCTATGGCATGGGGTGGTGTGCGAAGAAGCCGGGGTACTGCTTGATTCTTTTAGCCCGATGCGGGAAGACTTTGTGTAG